The following coding sequences lie in one Gottschalkia purinilytica genomic window:
- a CDS encoding adenylosuccinate synthase: MSSLVVLGAQWGDEGKGKITDYLAEKAELIVRYQGGNNAGHTVKVENNEYKLHLIPSGIFYEDKLCIIGNGVVVNPKALIEEIKYLKEKGISTHNLRISDRSHIIFPYHLKLDELEEQRKGIKKIGTTVKGIGPCYRDKVDRIGLRMCDIFYKEVLEEVLRKNIKEKNEIIVKLYNAEPLNENEVVNEYMEYLEELKKYIVDTSVIIDNAIKEGKKVLFEGAQGTLLDLDFGTYPYLTSSHPISGGVPIGAGVSPFALKRALGVVKAYTTRVGKGPFPTELFDETGDTIRDKGHEYGTTTGRARRCGWLDVVMLKYAVRINGLTDLAVTRLDTLGGFEKIKICKGYELEGNLIKDFPASLETLAKCVPIYEELDGWNEEEMKGVKSFESLPENAKKYIERLEELLDVKVSIVSIGPKRDETIIRNEVL; the protein is encoded by the coding sequence ATGTCTAGTTTAGTAGTGTTAGGAGCACAATGGGGAGATGAAGGAAAAGGTAAGATAACAGACTATTTAGCTGAGAAAGCAGAATTAATAGTTAGGTATCAAGGTGGAAATAATGCAGGACATACAGTTAAAGTTGAAAATAATGAATACAAACTTCATTTAATCCCTTCAGGAATATTTTATGAAGATAAATTATGTATAATAGGTAACGGAGTTGTAGTAAATCCAAAAGCATTAATTGAAGAAATTAAATATTTAAAAGAAAAAGGAATTAGCACACATAACTTAAGAATAAGTGATAGATCTCATATTATATTTCCATATCATTTAAAGCTTGATGAATTAGAAGAACAAAGAAAAGGCATAAAAAAGATAGGGACAACTGTTAAAGGAATAGGCCCATGTTATAGAGATAAAGTTGATAGAATTGGACTTAGAATGTGTGATATATTTTATAAAGAAGTACTTGAGGAAGTTCTAAGAAAAAATATAAAAGAAAAAAATGAGATTATAGTAAAACTATATAATGCAGAACCACTAAATGAAAACGAAGTTGTAAATGAATATATGGAATATTTAGAAGAGCTAAAAAAATATATTGTGGATACTTCTGTAATAATAGATAATGCTATAAAAGAAGGGAAAAAGGTATTATTTGAAGGAGCTCAAGGAACATTACTAGATTTAGACTTTGGGACTTATCCATATTTAACTTCTTCACATCCTATATCAGGAGGAGTTCCTATAGGAGCTGGAGTAAGTCCATTTGCACTAAAAAGAGCATTAGGAGTAGTTAAGGCTTATACTACAAGAGTGGGAAAAGGACCATTCCCTACAGAGTTATTTGATGAGACAGGAGACACTATAAGGGATAAAGGACATGAGTACGGAACTACTACAGGTAGAGCTAGAAGATGTGGATGGTTGGATGTTGTAATGCTAAAATATGCTGTAAGAATAAACGGATTGACTGATCTAGCAGTAACTAGATTAGATACATTGGGCGGATTTGAAAAAATTAAGATATGCAAAGGCTATGAATTAGAAGGAAATTTAATAAAAGATTTTCCAGCTAGTTTAGAAACTTTAGCTAAATGTGTACCAATTTATGAAGAATTAGATGGATGGAACGAAGAAGAGATGAAGGGTGTTAAGTCATTTGAAAGTCTACCAGAGAATGCTAAAAAATATATTGAAAGACTAGAAGAATTATTAGATGTTAAAGTAAGCATAGTTTCTATAGGACCGAAAAGAGATGAAACTATAATAAGAAATGAGGTACTATAA